A genomic stretch from Aedes albopictus strain Foshan chromosome 2, AalbF5, whole genome shotgun sequence includes:
- the LOC109429391 gene encoding myosin heavy chain, muscle isoform X1, with amino-acid sequence MPKPVVQVGDDPDPSEWLFVSLEQKRIDQSKPYDAKKACWVPDEKEGYVLGEIKATKGELVTVGLPGGETKDFKKDLVSQVNPPKYEKCEDMSNLTYLNDASVLHNLRERYRAKLIYTYSGLFCVVINPYKRWPLYTLRVAKMYRGKRRNEVPPHLFAVSDGAYVNMLTNHENQSMLITGESGAGKTENTKKVIAYFATIGASTKKDESTEKKASLEDQVVQTNPVLEAYGNAKTVRNDNSSRFGKFIRIHFTGSGKLAGADIETYLLEKARVISQQSLERSYHIFYQMMSGSVKGLKEMCFLSNDIYDYYNVAQGKITIPNVDDGEECALTDEAFNVLGFTQEEKDNIYRITAAVMHMGGMKFKQKGREEQAEADGMEEGDRVAKLLGCVTEDLYKNLLKPRIKVGAEFVTKGQNKDQVTNAVGALCKGIFDRLFKWLVKKCNETLDTQMKRVQFIGVLDIAGFEIFDYNGFEQLCINFTNEKLQQFFNHHMFVLEQEEYKKEGINWAFIDFGMDLLACIDLIEKPMGILSILEEESMFPKATDQTFAEKLMNNHLGKSAPFQKPKPPKPGCQAAHFAIGHYAGVVSYNITGWLEKNKDPLNDTVVDQFKKGQNKLVVEIFADHPGQSGGADAGGGKGGRGKKGAGFATVSSSYKEQLNNLMTTLKSTQPHFVRCIIPNELKQTGLIDAHLVMHQLTCNGVLEGIRICRKGFPNRMMYPDFKLRYKILNPKAAEEQKEPKNVADVILTSIGLDTESYRLGHTKVFFRAGVLGQMEEFRDERLSKIMSWMQSWCRGYLARKEFKKMQEQRVALETVQRNLRKYMKLRTWAWWKLWQKVKPLLNVSRVEDQIAELESKAQKAQEAFEKEEKARKELEALNSKLLAEKTALLDSLSGEKGALQDFQEKTAKLTAQKNDLENQLRDTQERLSQEEDARNQLMQTKKKLEQEMNGQKKDAEDLELQIQKIEQDKASKDHQIRNLNDEIAHQDELINKLNKEKKMQGEVNQKTAEELQAAEDKVNHLNKVKAKLEQTLDELEDSLEREKKLRGDVEKAKRKVEGDLKLTQEAVADLERNKKELEQTVMRKDKEISALSAKLEDEQSLVGKTQKQIKELQGRIEELEEEVEAERQARAKAEKQRADLARELEELGERLEEAGGATSAQIELNKKREAELAKLRRDLEESNIQHEGTLANLRKKHNDAVAEMAEQVDQLNKLKTKAEKERSQYYAEMNDARLSLDHMANEKAAQEKVAKQLQHTLNEVQGKLDETNRTLNDFDSAKKKLSIENSDLLRQLEDAESQVSQLSKIKISLTQQLEDTKRLADEESRERATLLGKFRNLEHDLDSLREQVEEEAEGKADIQRQLSKANAEAQLWRTKYESEGVARAEELEEAKRKLQARLAEAEETIESLNQKCVALEKTKQRLSTEVEDLQLEVDRATSIANAAEKKQKAFDKIIGEWKLKVDDLAAELDASQKECRNYSTELFRLKGAYEEGQEQLEAVRRENKNLADEVKDLLDQIGEGGRNIHEIEKSRKRLEAEKDELQAALEEAEAALEQEENKVLRAQLELSQVRQEIDRRIQEKEEEFENTRKNHQRALDSMQASLEAEAKGKAEALRMKKKLEADINELEIALDHANKANAEAQKNIKRYQQQLKDVQSALEEEQRARDDAREQLGISERRANALQNELEESRTLLEQADRGRRQAEQELSDAHEQLNEVSAQNASIAAAKRKLESELQTLHSDLDELLNEAKNSEEKAKKAMVDAARLADELRAEQDHAQTQEKLRKALEQQIKELQVRLDDAETNALKGGKKAIQKLEQRVRELESELDSEQRRHADAQKNLRKSERRIKELTFQSEEDRKNHERMQDLVDKLQQKIKTYKRQIEEAEEIAALNLAKFRKAQQELEEAEERADIAEQAATKFRTKGGRAGSVQRGASPAPQRQPSVMPGLAGLNFPTFDDHGF; translated from the exons ATGCCGAAGCCAGTTGTCCAAGTCGGCGATGACCCCGATCCAAGCGAGTGGCTGTTCGTCTCGCTCGAACAGAAGCGTATCGATCAAAGCAAGCCGTACGATGCCAAGAAGGCCTGCTGGGTTCCAGATGAGAAGGAGGGCTACGTCCTCGGTGAAATCAAGGCCACCAAGGGTGAGCTGGTCACCGTTGGCCTGCCCGGTGGTGAG ACCAAGGACTTCAAGAAGGATCTGGTCAGCCAGGTCAACCCACCGAAATACGAGAAATGCGAGGATATGTCCAACTTGACATATCTTAACGATGCCTCTGTCTTGCATAACTTGAGAGAGCGTTACAGGGCCAAGCTTATCTAC ACCTACTCCGGATTGTTCTGCGTTGTCATCAATCCCTACAAGCGTTGGCCGCTGTACACCCTGCGTGTCGCCAAGATGTACCGTGGCAAGCGTCGTAATGAAGTGCCGCCCCATCTGTTCGCCGTTTCTGACGGTGCCTACGTCAACATGTTGACCAACCACGAGAACCAGTCTATGCTGATTACCGGTGAATCTGGTGCCGGAAAGACTGAGAACACCAAGAAGGTCATTGCGTACTTCGCCACCATTGGCGCCTCGACCAAGAAGGACGAGAGTACTGAAAAGAAGGCCTCCCTGGAAGATCAGGTCGTCCAGACCAATCCCGTCCTGGAAGCCTACGGTAACGCCAAGACCGTCCGTAACGATAACTCTTCCCGTTTC GGTAAGTTCATCCGTATCCACTTCACCGGATCCGGTAAGCTGGCTGGTGCCGATATTGAGACCTACCTGCTGGAAAAGGCCCGTGTCATCTCCCAACAGTCGCTGGAGCGTTCCTACCATATCTTCTACCAGATGATGTCCGGTTCCGTCAAGGGACTTAAAG AAATGTGCTTCCTGTCCAACGATATCTACGATTACTACAACGTCGCCCAGGGTAAAATTACCATTCCTAATGTCGATGACGGCGAGGAATGTGCGTTGACCGAT GAAGCCTTCAACGTCTTGGGCTTCACCCAGGAAGAAAAGGACAACATCTACCGTATCACCGCCGCTGTCATGCACATGGGTGGTATGAAGTTCAAGCAGAAGGGTCGCGAAGAGCAGGCTGAAGCCGACGGTATGGAGGAAGGTGATCGCGTCGCCAAGCTGTTGGGCTGCGTCACTGAGGATCTGTACAAGAACTTGCTGAAGCCCCGTATCAAGGTCGGTGCCGAGTTCGTCACCAAGGGTCAGAACAAGGACCAGGTCACCAACGCCGTCGGTGCCCTCTGCAAGGGTATCTTCGATCGTCTCTTCAAGTGGCTGGTCAAGAAGTGTAACGAGACTCTGGACACTCAGATGAAGCGCGTCCAGTTCATCGGTGTACTGGATATTGCTGGTTTCGAAATTTTCGAC TACAACGGCTTCGAGCAACTGTGTATTAACTTTACCAATGAGAAGCTGCAGCAGTTCTTCAACCATCACATGTTCGTCCTGGAACAGGAAGAATACAAGAAGGAAGGTATTAACTGGGCCTTCATCGATTTCGGTATGGACTTGCTGGCCTGTATCGATCTGATTGAAAAG CCTATGGGTATCCTGTCCATTCTTGAAGAAGAATCTATGTTCCCGAAAGCCACCGATCAGACCTTTGCTGAGAAGCTGATGAACAACCACTTGGGCAAGTCTGCTCCGTTCCAGAAGCCCAAGCCACCGAAGCCAGGTTGCCAGGCCGCCCACTTCGCCATTGGTCACTACGCCGGTGTTGTCTCGTACAACATCACTGGATGGCTTGAGAAGAACAAGGATCCTCTGAACGATACCGTTGTCGATCAGTTCAAGAAGGGTCAGAACAAGCTGGTGGTGGAGATCTTCGCTGATCACCCAGGACAGTCTGGCGGCGCTGATGCCGGTGGCGGCAAGGGTGGACGTGGTAAGAAGGGTGCTGGTTTCGCCACTGTCTCCTCGTCCTACAAGGAACAGCTGAACAACCTGATGACCACTCTGAAGTCGACTCAACCTCACTTCGTCCGTTGTATCATTCCCAACGAATTGAAGCAGACCGGTCTCATCGATGCCCACTTGGTCATGCACCAGCTGACTTGTAACGGTGTACTTGAAGGTATCCGTATTTGCCGTAAAGGTTTCCCCAACCGAATGATGTACCCTGACTTCAAGCTGCG CTACAAAATCCTGAACCCCAAGGCCGCCGAAGAACAGAAAGAGCCGAAGAATGTCGCCGACGTTATCTTGACCTCCATCGGTCTCGATACCGAGTCGTACCGTCTCGGACACACCAAG GTCTTCTTCCGTGCCGGTGTCCTGGGTCaaatggaggaattccgtgaCGAGCGTCTGTCCAAGATCATGTCCTGGATGCAGTCCTGGTGCCGTGGCTACCTCGCCCGTAAGGAGTTCAAGAAGATGCAGGAGCAGCGCGTCGCCCTGGAGACCGTCCAGCGCAATCTGCGCAAGTACATGAAGCTCCGCACCTGGGCCTGGTGGAAACTGTGGCAGAAGGTCAAGCCTCTGCTGAACGTTTCCCGCGTCGAGGACCAGATCGCT GAACTCGAATCCAAGGCTCAGAAGGCCCAGGAAGCCTTCGAGAAGGAAGAGAAGGCCCGCAAGGAACTGGAAGCCCTGAACAGCAAGCTGTTGGCTGAAAAGACCGCCCTGCTGGATTCTCTGTCCGGCGAAAAGGGTGCCCTCCAGGACTTCCAGGAGAAGACCGCCAAGTTGACCGCCCAGAAGAACGACCTCGAGAACCAGCTGCGCGACACCCAGGAGCGCCTGTCTCAGGAGGAAGATGCCCGCAACCAACTGATGCAGACCAAGAAGAAGTTGGAGCAGGAAATGAACGGCCAGAAGAAGGATGCCGAAGATCTGGAACTGCAGATCCAGAAGATCGAACAGGACAAGGCCTCCAAGGATCACCAGATCCGCAACTTGAACGATGAGATCGCCCACCAGGACGAGCTGATCAACAAGTTGAACAAGGAAAAGAAGATGCAGGGTGAGGTCAACCAGAAGACCGCCGAAGAACTGCAGGCCGCTGAAGATAAGGTCAACCACCTGAACAAGGTTAAGGCCAAGCTGGAGCAGACTCTGGATgaactggaggattctctggaacgCGAGAAGAAGCTGCGCGGTGATGTTGAGAAGGCCAAGCGCAAGGTTGAGGGTGACCTGAAGTTGACTCAGGAAGCCGTGGCCGATCTGGAGCGCAACAAGAAGGAACTGGAACAGACCGTCATGCGCAAGGACAAGGAAATCTCTGCCCTTTCCGCCAAGCTGGAAGATGAACAGTCCCTGGTTGGCAAGACCCAGAAGCAGATCAAGGAACTGCAGGGCCGCATTGAGGAACTGGAAGAGGAAGTCGAAGCCGAGCGTCAAGCCCGCGCCAAGGCCGAGAAGCAGCGTGCCGATCTGGCTCGTGAACTCGAGGAACTAGGTGAGCGCCTGGAGGAAGCCGGTGGTGCCACCTCTGCCCAGATCGAGCTGAACAAGAAGCGTGAAGCTGAACTCGCCAAGCTGCGTCGCGACTTGGAAGAATCCAACATCCAGCACGAAGGTACCCTGGCCAACCTGCGCAAGAAGCACAACGATGCCGTCGCCGAGATGGCTGAACAGGTTGACCAGCTCAACAAGCTGAAGACTAA AGCCGAAAAAGAGCGCAGCCAATACTACGCTGAAATGAACGACGCCCGTCTCAGCTTAGATCATATGGCCAATGAGAAG GCTGCCCAAGAGAAGGTTGCCAAGCAGCTGCAGCACACTCTGAACGAAGTCCAGGGCAAGCTGGATGAAACCAACCGCACCCTGAACGACTTCGACTCCGCCAAGAAGAAGCTGTCGATCGAAAACTCCGACCTGCTCCGCCAGCTGGAGGATGCCGAATCCCAGGTCTCGCAGCTCAGCAAGATCAAGATCTCGCTCACCCAGCAGCTGGAGGACACCAAGCGTCTCGCCGACGAAGAATCTCGCGAACGCGCCACCCTGCTCGGCAAGTTCCGCAACCTGGAGCACGACCTCGACAGCCTGCGCGAGCAGGTTGAGGAGGAAGCCGAAGGCAAGGCTGACATCCAGCGCCAGCTCAGCAAGGCCAACGCCGAAGCCCAGCTGTGGCGTACCAAGTACGAGTCCGAGGGTGTTGCCCGCGCCGAGGAGCTCGAGGAAGCCAAGAGGAAACTCCAGGCCCGCCTTGCCGAAGCCGAGGAAACCATCGAGTCGCTCAACCAGAAGTGTGTCGCTCTGGAGAAGACCAAGCAGCGTCTGTCCACCGAGGTCGAGGATCTGCAGCTCGAGGTCGACCGTGCCACCTCCATTGCCAACGCTGCCGAGAAGAAGCAGAAGGCCTTCGACAAGATCATTGGAGAATGGAAGCTCAAGGTCGACGATCTGGCTGCCGAGCTGGATGCTTCCCAAAAGGAATGCCGCAACTACTCCACCGAACTGTTCCGTCTCAAGGGTGCCTACGAAGAAGGCCAGGAGCAGCTTGAGGCTGTCCGCCGTGAGAACAAGAACCTGGCTGATGAAGTCAAGGATCTGCTGGACCAGATCGGCGAGGGTGGCCGCAACATCCACGAGATCGAGAAGTCTCGCAAGCGTCTGGAAGCCGAAAAGGACGAACTCCAGGCCGCTCTCGAGGAAGCCGAAGCTGCCCTGGAACAGGAAGAGAACAAGGTTCTGCGCGCTCAGCTGGAACTGTCTCAGGTCCGCCAGGAAATCGACCGCCGCATCCAGGAGAAGGAAGAGGAGTTCGAAAACACCCGCAAGAACCACCAGCGCGCCCTGGACTCCATGCAGGCCTCTCTTGAAGCCGAAGCCAAGGGTAAGGCTGAGGCCCTGCGCATGAAGAAGAAGTTGGAAGCTGACATCAATGAGCTTGAGATTGCTCTGGATCATGCCAACAAG GCTAACGCTGAGGCCCAGAAGAACATTAAGCGCTACCAGCAACAACTGAAGGATGTCCAGAGCGCCCTGGAGGAAGAACAGCGTGCCCGTGACGATGCCCGCGAACAGCTTGGAATCTCTGAGCGCCGTGCCAACGCCCTGCAGAACGAACTGGAGGAATCGCGCACCCTGCTGGAACAGGCCGACCGTGGCCGTCGCCAGGCCGAACAGGAACTGAGCGATGCTCACGAACAGCTGAACGAAGTTTCCGCCCAGAACGCCTCCATCGCCGCTGCCAAGAGGAAGCTGGAGTCTGAACTGCAGACCCTGCACTCCGACCTGGATGAGCTGCTGAACGAAGCCAAGAACTCCGAAGAAAAGGCCAAGAAGGCTATGGTTGATGCCGCCCGCCTGGCTGATGAACTCCGTGCCGAACAGGATCATGCCCAGACCCAGGAGAAACTGCGCAAGGCCCTTGAACAACAGATCAAGGAACTGCAGGTCCGCCTGGACGATGCCGAAACCAACGCCCTGAAGGGAGGCAAGAAGGCCATCCAGAAACTGGAACAGCGCGTCCGCGAGCTGGAATCCGAACTGGACAGCGAACAGAGAAGACACGCCGATGCCCAGAAGAACCTCCGCAAGTCTGAACGCCGCATCAAGGAACTGACCTTCCAGTCCGAGGAAGACCGCAAGAACCACGAACGCATGCAGGATCTCGTCGACAAGCTGCAGCAGAAGATCAAGACTTACAAGAGGCAGATTGAGGAAGCCGAGGAAATCGCCGCTCTGAATCTTGCCAAGTTCCGCAAGGCTCAGCAGGAACTGGAAGAAGCCGAAGAGCGCGCCGACATTGCCGAGCAAGCTGCCACCAAATTCCGCACCAAGGGAGGACGTGCTGGTTCGGTGCAGCGTGGTGCCAGCCCAGCA CCCCAGAGACAACCATCTGTTATGCCAGGACTTGCAGGTCTTAACTTCCCAACATTCGATGACCATGGCTTCTAA